TAAAATGTCCTCCCTGCCTGAAACATCAAGTGTTCAAGCAACGGGCCAAGAGCCAGCGGCGGAAAGAACGATAGCGCGCCGACAATTATTACAACACCAACAAGCATAACAACAAAAATAGGACTTGTGGTTGGAAATTTAACACTTTTAGGCACCATCTTTTTTCCCACCAACATTCCAGCTATAGCAAGAGAAGGAACTATAACGAAATATCGCCCGACAAGCATAGCGAATGCTCCGGCAAGATTATAAAATAAGGTATTCCCGTTTAGACCGCCAAATGCTGAACCATTATTACCTGCCATTGATACAAATGCGTACATAATTTCTGAAAACCCGTGTGGACCAGAATTGTTAATGCTTGAAAGCCCAAAACTATTTGATACACCAATCGCTGTGAATATAAGTTGTATTATTGTAGAAGCCAATAGAACAATAACAGCCAACATCATTTCTGCCGGCTCAAGTTTTTTTCCGAATATTTCAGGGGTTCTTCCTATCATAAGACCCACAAGAAACATGGTTATAATGGCATAAATTATCATGCTGACAAGACCCGTACCAACACCGCCAAAAATCACCTCGCCAATTGCCATATTGAAAATTAGTACAAGCCCGCTAAGAGGCATAAGACTATCATGCATACAGTTAACTGCTCCGCAAGATGTTACAGTTGTTGCATGCGCAAAAACAGCTGAAGCAAGCTGACCAAAACGAACTTCCTTCCCTTCCATACTCAAACCGCCTGATATTCCAAGTTTCGCAAGCAATGGGTTTCCATGGAATTCAGACCATATGACTACAATCAAGCCAATCAGATAAAGTATCATCATTGAAATAAAAATTACCCAACCTTGCTTTCTTGAACCTATCATTTTTCCAAACATAAAAGGCGAGGCGGCAGCAATTATTAATAATGCTAA
The Endomicrobiales bacterium genome window above contains:
- the kdpA gene encoding potassium-transporting ATPase subunit KdpA gives rise to the protein SFVFALILVGQGVIQNFNHYTKATTLQGTEQIIAQGPVASQVAVKMVGTNGGGFFNANSAHPYENPTPMTDYLQILALLIIAAASPFMFGKMIGSRKQGWVIFISMMILYLIGLIVVIWSEFHGNPLLAKLGISGGLSMEGKEVRFGQLASAVFAHATTVTSCGAVNCMHDSLMPLSGLVLIFNMAIGEVIFGGVGTGLVSMIIYAIITMFLVGLMIGRTPEIFGKKLEPAEMMLAVIVLLASTIIQLIFTAIGVSNSFGLSSINNSGPHGFSEIMYAFVSMAGNNGSAFGGLNGNTLFYNLAGAFAMLVGRYFVIVPSLAIAGMLVGKKMVPKSVKFPTTSPIFVVMLVGVVIIVGALSFFPPLALGPLLEHLMFQAGRTF